Proteins encoded within one genomic window of Leptospira stimsonii:
- a CDS encoding putative solute-binding protein produces MKRIRIFLIATLALLLTSSVFAADPINKTICVFDPSGTHGDIYKSALRYQAQALNWGIRLEPKAYTDEVVANSDFKAGKCNLAYLTSLRVRGYVPQSGSLEAIGALPSYDLLKRTIDVLSNPKARQLNVSGEYETMAMFPGGAVYLLLRDKKLRSIKDLAGKKIATLTYDQAATTMVDVVGSSMVPAEIATFAGIFNNGRADACYSPAVGFKPLELMKGVVPNGGIVKFPIGQLTFQIVGKTADFPADYGNQSRQWAATQFETMLELTRKAEKEVPAKYWLEVPKEEVKGYFEKFREVRIKLRDKGVYHASILKLMKGVRCKADANAEECSDSLE; encoded by the coding sequence ATGAAAAGAATCCGTATCTTTTTAATCGCGACCTTGGCGCTTCTGCTAACGTCATCCGTCTTTGCCGCAGATCCGATCAACAAAACGATCTGTGTCTTCGATCCTTCCGGGACTCACGGTGATATTTATAAATCCGCTCTTCGTTATCAGGCTCAGGCTCTCAACTGGGGAATTCGCCTGGAACCGAAAGCCTACACCGACGAAGTAGTGGCGAATTCGGATTTTAAGGCCGGAAAATGTAACCTTGCGTATCTGACCAGCCTCCGTGTTCGAGGTTATGTTCCTCAATCGGGTTCGCTCGAGGCGATTGGAGCTCTTCCTTCCTACGATCTTTTGAAAAGAACGATCGACGTCTTATCCAATCCGAAAGCGAGACAGCTCAACGTTTCCGGAGAATATGAAACGATGGCGATGTTTCCGGGAGGAGCCGTCTATCTTCTTTTGAGAGATAAAAAGCTTCGTTCCATTAAGGATCTCGCTGGTAAGAAGATCGCGACTCTTACCTATGATCAAGCCGCGACGACAATGGTCGACGTGGTGGGTTCCTCGATGGTTCCTGCGGAGATCGCGACGTTTGCTGGAATTTTTAACAACGGGCGCGCGGACGCGTGCTATTCTCCTGCGGTCGGTTTTAAACCTCTGGAACTTATGAAGGGTGTTGTGCCTAACGGAGGAATCGTAAAGTTTCCGATCGGACAACTTACATTTCAGATCGTAGGTAAAACGGCCGATTTTCCGGCTGACTACGGAAATCAATCCAGACAATGGGCGGCGACTCAGTTCGAGACTATGTTGGAGCTTACGAGAAAAGCGGAGAAGGAAGTTCCCGCAAAATATTGGTTAGAGGTTCCGAAAGAGGAAGTCAAAGGTTACTTTGAGAAATTTAGAGAAGTTCGTATCAAACTCAGAGACAAAGGTGTTTATCACGCGTCCATTTTAAAATTAATGAAAGGCGTCCGTTGTAAGGCCGATGCAAACGCGGAAGAATGTTCCGATTCCTTGGAATAA
- a CDS encoding TRAP transporter large permease subunit has protein sequence MAKKIVSWAVLLFLFVPLVQSFGQLVQARMLELGETIWPRYAEIRISCIASDINSLEKVEVSASDSALLDELDLGSGNSKPSKEENVPASSVLTPMELTFGQKLYCGTERKLSTITIFAIDYIPMTMVILLLVAGIVSTTRRYHIALKNPENRKEELASEISQIVANLILVLSASYMLPFSKGVEAQIQVLWIGGLLFLTGLNVNNIRNSEFKHLSEGQATSRLSEILLAIPLYCWMALICGIYFTLIEHHPAGLAIYLQKLTAHATLYIQIGLYVWTGILLRDTSLGRRFFDLLKPWKLPAELLAVIVVIAAALPTAYSGASGIVVLALGATIFVELRRAGASQERALAATAMSGSLGVVLPPCLLVVIVASLNLDVTTDELFHWGWRVFGVSTTLFLVVSWFLRKGSWKIQPETNAIGKTWAVFKPFSLYILIAVVIVFVLVFGLNTHFDEHTAPYMLPIAMLALIYWDHKQSQKEHHPASAARDVIKISRTSYDTGSHLGALLMLMGLSACMGGVFERSNVINLFPTQLGSPLSAMIILTFVLVIIGMLMDPYGAVILVSVTLYPIAKANGIHPLNFWMTALVSFELGYLTPPVALNHLLTKHVVREYLEKEPNLHHESFFSRYERVIVPIIVLFLTLIVTAFGPLLYQSWNS, from the coding sequence ATGGCAAAAAAAATCGTATCTTGGGCGGTACTGCTCTTTCTTTTCGTTCCTCTCGTTCAAAGTTTCGGTCAATTGGTTCAAGCTCGAATGCTCGAGCTGGGTGAAACCATCTGGCCGCGTTATGCGGAAATCCGGATCAGTTGTATCGCTTCTGATATCAATTCCTTGGAAAAAGTCGAGGTAAGCGCATCGGATTCCGCACTTTTGGACGAATTGGATTTGGGATCTGGAAATTCCAAGCCTTCTAAAGAAGAGAACGTTCCGGCTTCCTCCGTTTTGACTCCGATGGAGTTAACGTTTGGACAAAAACTCTATTGTGGAACGGAAAGAAAACTTTCTACGATCACGATTTTTGCAATCGACTACATTCCGATGACGATGGTGATTCTTCTCCTTGTTGCGGGGATTGTATCCACAACGAGGCGTTATCATATCGCGCTGAAAAATCCGGAGAATCGGAAGGAAGAATTGGCTTCGGAGATCAGTCAGATCGTTGCCAATTTGATTTTGGTCCTTTCGGCTTCTTACATGCTTCCGTTTAGCAAAGGAGTGGAGGCCCAGATTCAGGTCCTTTGGATCGGAGGGTTACTCTTTCTTACCGGACTCAACGTAAATAATATTCGAAATTCCGAATTTAAACATCTTTCGGAAGGACAGGCGACGAGCCGACTTTCCGAAATTCTTCTTGCGATACCCTTGTATTGCTGGATGGCACTGATTTGTGGAATCTATTTTACTCTGATCGAACATCATCCTGCCGGGCTTGCGATCTATCTTCAAAAGTTGACGGCTCATGCGACCCTCTATATTCAGATCGGTCTTTATGTTTGGACCGGAATTCTTCTCAGGGACACTTCCTTGGGAAGAAGATTTTTCGATCTTCTGAAGCCTTGGAAATTGCCGGCAGAATTGCTTGCAGTCATCGTAGTCATCGCGGCCGCCTTACCGACAGCATATAGCGGCGCTTCCGGAATCGTCGTACTTGCGTTAGGCGCCACGATTTTCGTCGAGCTTAGAAGGGCGGGGGCCTCGCAGGAAAGAGCATTAGCCGCCACAGCAATGAGCGGGAGTTTGGGAGTTGTACTTCCTCCTTGTTTGCTCGTCGTCATCGTCGCTTCCTTGAACTTGGACGTCACAACGGATGAGCTCTTTCATTGGGGTTGGCGAGTGTTTGGAGTTTCGACGACTCTCTTTTTAGTGGTGAGTTGGTTTTTGAGAAAAGGTTCCTGGAAGATTCAACCGGAAACAAACGCCATTGGAAAAACTTGGGCCGTATTTAAACCGTTTAGCCTTTACATTCTGATCGCGGTCGTGATCGTATTCGTGCTTGTTTTCGGATTGAATACACATTTCGACGAACACACGGCCCCTTATATGTTGCCGATAGCGATGTTGGCCCTGATCTACTGGGATCACAAACAAAGCCAAAAAGAACATCATCCTGCTTCGGCGGCGAGAGACGTAATCAAGATTTCCAGAACATCGTATGATACCGGTTCACACTTGGGTGCGCTTCTGATGTTAATGGGACTTTCCGCTTGTATGGGAGGGGTGTTTGAAAGATCGAACGTAATCAATCTTTTTCCGACTCAGCTCGGTTCTCCGCTATCCGCGATGATCATTCTTACGTTCGTATTAGTAATCATTGGAATGCTGATGGATCCGTATGGAGCCGTAATTTTGGTTTCCGTAACTCTTTATCCTATCGCGAAGGCGAATGGAATCCATCCATTGAACTTTTGGATGACCGCGTTAGTCTCCTTTGAGCTGGGATATCTGACTCCTCCGGTCGCACTCAACCACCTTTTGACCAAACACGTCGTAAGGGAATATCTTGAAAAAGAGCCGAATCTGCATCACGAGAGTTTTTTCTCGAGATACGAAAGGGTGATCGTTCCGATTATCGTATTGTTTTTGACGTTGATTGTAACTGCTTTCGGGCCACTTTTGTATCAGAGTTGGAATTCTTAA
- a CDS encoding HipA family kinase, translating to MRYNVENVKAVDTFEILHVIRSGSTVPVHLRTGQGEMVAKWTRTAQGPINNISDWIGLNLARLCGLDSPKTYIINVQKKLAKSVRETEIREMIEKSEGLNLGIEFLGDYSQCDSEQLNRISEEQKELCFLFDVLFLNFDRDRNNTNIIGNGLVYSWVDFASLMEIICLVTKQSKPPESVWERLRYHPFYKEGLNLKSLRNVERKNIREILCGIPDVWLKEYDSDVQFLKEELLLRIDFLLIHYRSVFQERIEKIQKIEYKTREEIKAEQGRKRREFEKKHGKF from the coding sequence ATGCGTTATAATGTAGAAAATGTAAAAGCCGTTGATACTTTCGAAATTTTGCATGTGATTCGTTCGGGCTCCACGGTTCCGGTTCATTTAAGAACAGGTCAAGGCGAGATGGTCGCAAAATGGACCCGGACCGCTCAGGGACCGATCAATAATATTTCAGATTGGATCGGTTTGAATTTGGCGAGACTATGCGGACTCGATTCTCCGAAAACGTATATCATCAATGTACAAAAGAAGTTGGCAAAGTCCGTTCGAGAAACCGAAATTCGGGAAATGATCGAAAAGAGCGAAGGACTCAATCTGGGAATCGAGTTTTTGGGAGATTATTCCCAATGTGACTCGGAACAATTGAATCGAATTTCGGAAGAACAAAAAGAACTTTGTTTTCTCTTTGACGTACTCTTTCTGAATTTTGACAGGGATCGCAACAATACGAACATCATCGGAAACGGCCTTGTGTATTCCTGGGTAGATTTTGCTTCTCTGATGGAGATCATCTGTCTCGTAACCAAGCAATCGAAACCTCCGGAGAGCGTCTGGGAGCGACTTCGTTATCACCCATTTTACAAAGAGGGTTTGAATCTTAAGTCCTTACGAAACGTGGAACGAAAGAATATTCGGGAAATATTATGTGGAATACCGGACGTTTGGTTGAAGGAGTATGATTCCGACGTTCAATTCTTAAAAGAGGAACTTCTGTTGAGAATTGATTTTCTTCTGATTCATTATCGATCCGTTTTCCAAGAGAGAATTGAGAAAATTCAGAAAATTGAATATAAAACGCGGGAAGAAATCAAGGCGGAACAGGGGAGAAAAAGAAGAGAGTTTGAAAAAAAGCATGGAAAATTTTAA